A region from the uncultured Macellibacteroides sp. genome encodes:
- a CDS encoding porin family protein, protein MNDKHRDQFEELFSSKLQNFEADPAPDDWDAIVGRLPNREIVPLWQNWRYMSAAAAVILVVATATFYLFTEETMRTPLAQQAQQEADVYEKQLKEEQAKIVSVPTPIAKSESASNQPNALQKHAKSLTRNNPGNLSSTLQLNDSVQIIANVTVKQNAKSDESAMEKEQDESILSTDKAPEPFAEKTVRKRELFANAGKAAKNRSEQSSKKWSLGLGSGSFTAGTGNTVNTYAFKNSLQADKSLMFMNSAIINSELPKTDIHHDTPISFSLAVSRQLNDRFALQTGLSLTLLSSDWKTNGTFHSKTEQKLYFLGLPLSVVYKIAEWNRFQFYTSAGVMAEINVNGKVKNTLFTDGIDLETESEKVRMKEWLWSVNYKAGVSYPVFHFVNIFAEGGVAYFFDNGSSIETIRSEKPFNAGFNVGLRLGF, encoded by the coding sequence ATGAACGATAAACACAGAGATCAATTTGAGGAATTATTCAGTTCGAAGTTGCAAAACTTTGAGGCTGACCCTGCCCCGGACGATTGGGATGCCATAGTTGGGCGTCTTCCGAACCGGGAGATTGTTCCTTTATGGCAAAACTGGCGCTATATGTCGGCGGCAGCAGCTGTAATCCTTGTTGTTGCAACAGCTACGTTCTATCTTTTTACAGAAGAAACAATGCGTACTCCTTTAGCGCAACAAGCCCAACAAGAAGCCGATGTTTATGAAAAGCAATTAAAAGAAGAACAAGCTAAGATAGTATCTGTTCCAACACCGATTGCTAAAAGCGAATCAGCATCTAATCAACCTAATGCACTGCAAAAGCATGCTAAATCGCTAACAAGAAACAATCCAGGAAATTTGTCATCGACCTTACAATTAAATGATTCAGTTCAGATCATTGCCAATGTAACAGTTAAGCAGAATGCCAAATCTGACGAGTCTGCCATGGAAAAGGAGCAGGACGAAAGTATTTTATCAACAGATAAAGCGCCAGAACCCTTTGCCGAAAAGACTGTTCGTAAACGTGAACTATTTGCAAATGCAGGTAAAGCGGCAAAAAATAGAAGTGAACAGTCTTCAAAAAAATGGAGTCTTGGTTTAGGAAGTGGTAGTTTTACAGCCGGAACAGGAAATACTGTAAATACCTATGCGTTTAAAAATTCGTTGCAAGCAGATAAAAGTCTAATGTTTATGAATTCGGCAATAATCAACAGCGAACTGCCAAAGACAGATATTCACCATGACACGCCAATAAGCTTTAGCTTGGCTGTTAGTCGTCAGCTTAACGATCGATTTGCGTTACAAACCGGATTATCACTCACATTATTATCTTCGGATTGGAAAACAAATGGTACCTTTCATTCAAAGACCGAACAAAAACTGTACTTCTTAGGCTTGCCATTATCCGTTGTATACAAAATAGCTGAATGGAATCGCTTTCAGTTCTATACTTCAGCCGGAGTGATGGCTGAAATTAATGTAAATGGTAAAGTGAAAAATACATTATTTACGGATGGAATTGATTTGGAAACCGAAAGTGAAAAGGTACGAATGAAAGAATGGCTTTGGTCTGTTAATTACAAAGCGGGTGTAAGTTATCCTGTCTTTCATTTTGTAAATATATTTGCAGAGGGAGGTGTGGCATACTTTTTTGATAACGGAAGCTCAATTGAAACCATTCGCTCAGAAAAACCATTCAATGCTGGATTTAATGTGGGGTTACGATTAGGATTTTAA
- a CDS encoding sigma-70 family RNA polymerase sigma factor, translated as MNEEQLIEGCRKGERLAQKELYDRYSRKMMGVCLRYASDRETARDLLQDGFVKIFSALDSYAASGSFEGWMRKIFVNCALEHLRKTDILKDAVDLDKTAELMQPDASIISEMSAADLMGLIQELPPGFRAVFNLFAIEGFSHKEIGEMLEITESTSRSQYTRARQLLQRKVKELD; from the coding sequence ATGAATGAAGAACAACTGATAGAGGGTTGTAGGAAGGGCGAAAGGCTGGCTCAGAAAGAGCTTTACGATAGATACTCCCGTAAAATGATGGGGGTCTGTTTACGCTATGCAAGCGATAGAGAGACCGCTCGTGATTTATTACAGGATGGATTTGTGAAGATATTTTCAGCGCTGGATTCCTATGCGGCATCAGGATCGTTCGAAGGTTGGATGCGAAAGATATTTGTAAACTGTGCATTGGAACACCTTCGTAAGACTGATATACTAAAAGATGCTGTTGACCTGGACAAAACTGCAGAGTTAATGCAACCCGATGCTTCGATAATATCGGAAATGTCGGCTGCCGACTTGATGGGATTGATACAGGAGCTGCCTCCGGGCTTCAGAGCAGTATTTAACCTTTTTGCAATTGAAGGATTTTCGCACAAGGAGATAGGTGAGATGCTCGAAATTACAGAAAGTACTTCGAGGTCTCAGTATACGAGGGCAAGGCAGTTATTACAACGAAAAGTAAAAGAATTGGATTAA
- a CDS encoding heavy-metal-associated domain-containing protein, with translation MKRIVFILVCVLCMITTAFAQDVKKKKESVTFFIEAMDCDHCVKKIEKNIGFEKGVTDLKCDLSTRTVVVSYKADKTSKTKLVSAFKKIEMDAVPVDDGAGCAMPTKKEAGNHDH, from the coding sequence ATGAAAAGAATTGTATTTATTCTCGTTTGTGTGCTATGTATGATCACAACTGCTTTTGCGCAAGATGTAAAAAAGAAAAAAGAATCGGTAACCTTCTTTATTGAAGCCATGGATTGTGATCACTGTGTAAAAAAGATTGAAAAGAATATAGGTTTTGAAAAGGGTGTCACGGATTTGAAGTGCGATCTTTCCACACGCACAGTTGTGGTATCTTACAAGGCGGATAAAACATCAAAGACCAAGTTGGTTTCGGCTTTTAAAAAGATTGAAATGGATGCGGTACCTGTCGATGATGGAGCAGGATGTGCGATGCCTACGAAGAAAGAAGCCGGAAATCATGATCATTAA
- a CDS encoding TonB-dependent receptor, with product MLKQVFIIVYMALIPFIAMADKVVIKGHVYDENKQPVIGANVYWEGTQDGTTTDLDGFFELNKMGDVSHLITSYIGYVTVSTPVKDQPGPLEIVLKGEVELNEVVVSERKVATVSSRTSVLQTQKITYDEICRAACCNLAESFETNPSVDVSYSDASTGARQIKLLGLSGTYVQMLTENYPNFRGASSLYGLDYVPGAWMESIQVSKGTSSVKNGYEALAGQINVEFKKPQTADLFSANLFASDAGRYEANTDASWHVNDKLSTGLLIHYSNDKMSHDDNGDGFLDTPIKEQVNVMNRWSYNSGSYVSQYGGRFLHENRTGGQVIHHESMTDPYKIGLTTNRAELFTKQAFIIDKEKVESVALILSGSYHEQLSMYDRTPYNIYQNNVYASLLYEKEFSHAHSLSTGLSLNYDGFNENLVLGGIRTPYNRSEVVSGAYAQYTYNLNDKFILLAGIRADYSQRYDLFVTPRIHVKYNPFIWFHVRASAGKGYRTANVLAENNFLLASSRKMRIADNLDQEEAWNTGLNLSFYIPVADKELTLNGEWYYTNFIKQVVIDMDSNPHEVSFYNLDGESYSNSFQLEATYPFFRGFTMTAAYRYTDAQTDYRNTEGITYRMKKPLVSDYKGLLTASYQTPLKKWQFDVTSQFNGGGRMPEASKLNPLWNSEFKAYTVVNAQITKYFRQWSVYVGGENLFDYTQDMPVIDAMNPRGENFDSSMIYGPVHGRKLYVGVRFNIGRE from the coding sequence ATGTTGAAACAAGTTTTTATTATAGTTTATATGGCCCTTATTCCCTTCATTGCAATGGCGGATAAGGTAGTTATTAAAGGTCATGTTTATGACGAAAACAAACAACCAGTTATTGGTGCCAATGTATACTGGGAAGGAACTCAGGATGGCACTACAACCGACCTGGATGGATTTTTTGAATTAAATAAAATGGGAGATGTATCCCATTTAATCACGAGTTATATCGGTTATGTTACTGTATCGACTCCAGTCAAAGATCAGCCAGGTCCTCTCGAAATTGTTTTGAAGGGAGAAGTGGAATTAAATGAAGTTGTAGTAAGTGAGAGGAAAGTCGCAACAGTTTCCAGCAGAACCAGTGTGTTGCAAACGCAGAAAATTACCTACGATGAAATATGCCGAGCTGCATGTTGTAATCTTGCGGAAAGCTTTGAGACAAATCCTTCGGTAGATGTTTCGTACAGTGATGCTTCAACCGGTGCCCGTCAGATTAAATTGCTGGGATTGTCTGGTACTTATGTTCAGATGCTGACTGAGAATTATCCCAATTTCAGAGGAGCGTCATCTTTGTATGGACTGGATTATGTACCCGGTGCCTGGATGGAAAGCATTCAGGTATCAAAAGGAACTTCGTCTGTAAAGAATGGATATGAAGCACTAGCCGGACAAATCAATGTTGAATTTAAGAAACCGCAGACTGCAGATCTATTTTCGGCTAATCTTTTTGCCAGTGATGCCGGTAGATATGAAGCTAACACAGATGCTTCGTGGCATGTAAACGATAAATTATCCACCGGACTGTTAATCCATTACTCTAACGACAAAATGTCTCACGATGATAACGGCGATGGCTTTCTGGATACTCCCATAAAAGAACAGGTAAATGTGATGAACCGTTGGAGTTATAACTCCGGATCATATGTTTCACAGTATGGAGGTCGTTTTTTGCATGAAAATCGTACAGGAGGTCAAGTTATTCATCACGAAAGCATGACGGACCCTTATAAGATTGGACTAACAACTAACCGTGCTGAATTATTTACCAAACAAGCCTTTATTATCGATAAGGAGAAGGTAGAAAGTGTGGCTTTGATTCTTTCCGGATCTTATCATGAACAGCTATCCATGTATGATCGCACTCCCTATAATATTTATCAGAATAATGTGTATGCCAGCCTGCTTTATGAGAAAGAGTTTTCGCATGCCCATAGTTTGAGTACAGGATTAAGCCTGAATTACGACGGGTTTAATGAAAACCTTGTTTTAGGTGGTATAAGGACTCCATATAACAGGAGTGAGGTTGTTTCCGGTGCTTATGCTCAGTACACATATAATCTGAATGATAAGTTTATATTGCTTGCAGGAATCAGGGCTGATTATAGCCAAAGGTATGATTTGTTTGTTACTCCAAGAATACATGTCAAGTATAATCCCTTTATATGGTTTCATGTACGGGCATCGGCCGGAAAGGGCTATCGGACAGCCAACGTGCTTGCTGAGAATAATTTCTTACTTGCAAGTAGCCGCAAGATGCGGATTGCCGATAATCTAGATCAGGAGGAAGCCTGGAATACAGGACTGAATCTTTCTTTTTATATCCCTGTCGCTGACAAAGAACTGACCCTTAACGGTGAGTGGTATTATACCAACTTTATTAAGCAAGTTGTTATTGACATGGACAGTAATCCGCATGAAGTTAGCTTCTATAATCTGGATGGAGAGTCGTATTCCAACAGCTTTCAGCTAGAGGCAACCTACCCTTTCTTCCGCGGATTTACAATGACTGCAGCGTATAGATACACCGATGCGCAGACAGATTACCGAAATACAGAAGGAATCACTTATCGGATGAAAAAGCCGTTGGTAAGTGACTATAAAGGATTGCTTACAGCCTCTTATCAGACACCGTTGAAGAAGTGGCAGTTTGATGTTACCTCGCAGTTTAACGGAGGCGGAAGGATGCCAGAGGCTTCCAAGTTAAATCCACTTTGGAATAGTGAATTCAAGGCATACACAGTTGTAAATGCACAGATAACCAAGTATTTTCGTCAGTGGTCTGTTTATGTAGGCGGAGAAAATCTATTTGATTATACGCAGGATATGCCTGTCATTGATGCTATGAATCCCAGAGGCGAAAACTTTGACAGTTCGATGATTTACGGTCCGGTTCACGGAAGGAAGTTATATGTTGGCGTTCGTTTTAATATAGGGCGCGAGTAA
- a CDS encoding family 10 glycosylhydrolase, with amino-acid sequence MRKYQLLIVLVLFIYSLKAELPSPKHEIRAVWLTTIYGLDWPQKPATTENGRKEQQQSLCKILDQLQEANFNMVFMQVRMRGDVIYPSAIEPASKTFSGKYGVLPGYDPLAFAIEECHKRGMECHAWMVTFPVGTDKIVKEQGSRSVVKKHPSLCKRFNGEWYLDPGVPGTDKYILSLVKELVNGYDLDGVHFDYIRYPEEAKKFPDKAAYRKSGNGLPLDEWRRSNINRMVSMIYDWVKEVKPWVQISSSPLGKYNRIPKVPNAGWTAYESVFQDPRKWLEMGKHDMVVPMMYYKFDNFFPFVDNWVEISNGRMVVPGLGAYRMGKKEADWEKTDITDQIDYSRYYGGAGCSFFRCANVLDNTKGIYTELKDVYYKYPAQLPPLTWLSTSVPEAPAEVNVTREQNELILTWKPQLTGSDTLTYTVYYSLKGTIDTEASTSILATGLRSTSLNIPIDNETEKLYTFCVTSSSRYRIESKPSQETSYYLSSFEK; translated from the coding sequence ATGAGAAAGTATCAACTGTTGATCGTATTGGTTTTGTTTATATATTCACTTAAAGCTGAACTTCCATCTCCAAAACACGAGATTCGGGCTGTTTGGCTAACTACCATTTATGGATTGGACTGGCCACAAAAACCTGCCACCACAGAAAATGGAAGAAAAGAACAACAACAGTCGCTTTGCAAGATACTTGATCAACTTCAAGAAGCAAATTTTAATATGGTATTTATGCAAGTTAGAATGCGTGGAGATGTAATATATCCTTCGGCAATTGAGCCTGCATCTAAGACCTTTTCCGGTAAATATGGTGTTCTACCTGGTTATGATCCGTTGGCTTTTGCTATTGAAGAATGTCATAAGAGAGGAATGGAGTGTCATGCGTGGATGGTAACATTTCCGGTTGGTACCGACAAAATAGTGAAAGAACAAGGAAGTCGGTCGGTTGTTAAAAAACATCCGTCTCTATGTAAACGTTTCAATGGAGAGTGGTATCTGGATCCAGGAGTACCGGGTACAGATAAGTACATTCTTTCATTGGTTAAAGAACTTGTTAATGGATACGATCTGGATGGAGTTCATTTTGACTATATCCGATATCCCGAAGAAGCAAAAAAGTTCCCTGATAAAGCTGCTTATCGTAAATCTGGAAACGGACTGCCTCTGGATGAATGGCGTCGGTCTAATATTAACCGGATGGTATCTATGATTTATGATTGGGTGAAAGAAGTAAAGCCATGGGTGCAGATAAGTAGTTCTCCATTGGGAAAGTATAATCGAATACCCAAAGTGCCAAATGCTGGTTGGACTGCGTACGAGAGTGTTTTCCAGGATCCACGAAAATGGTTAGAGATGGGAAAGCATGATATGGTGGTTCCAATGATGTATTATAAGTTTGATAATTTTTTTCCTTTCGTGGATAATTGGGTTGAAATAAGTAACGGTCGGATGGTGGTTCCTGGTTTAGGGGCATACCGGATGGGGAAAAAAGAAGCAGATTGGGAAAAAACGGATATTACTGATCAAATAGATTATAGCAGATATTACGGAGGTGCTGGATGTTCTTTCTTTCGTTGTGCAAATGTGCTGGATAACACCAAAGGAATTTATACAGAGTTAAAAGATGTCTACTATAAATATCCCGCGCAGCTTCCTCCGCTTACATGGCTGAGTACTTCTGTACCAGAGGCTCCTGCCGAAGTAAATGTTACCAGAGAACAAAATGAGTTGATTTTAACCTGGAAACCTCAGCTTACAGGATCTGATACGTTAACTTATACTGTTTATTATTCGTTAAAAGGGACTATTGATACCGAAGCTTCCACGAGTATCTTGGCTACAGGTCTGCGAAGTACGTCCTTAAATATACCAATAGATAACGAAACAGAGAAATTGTATACATTTTGTGTAACATCGTCTTCCCGTTACCGGATTGAGAGTAAACCTTCTCAAGAAACATCCTACTATTTATCGTCATTCGAAAAATGA
- a CDS encoding alpha/beta hydrolase has protein sequence MNRINLVLLLLLFTIKGISQVSTPNYRTVENISYRTQGDSYSLERCKVDLYYPDSVKDFVTIVWFHGGGLSGGNKFIPEQLQKAGYAVVAVNYRLLPKATLSDCIDDAAAAVAWTFNEINKYGGSRNKIIVSGHSAGGYLTNMIGLDKKWLRKYNVDADSIAALIPFSGHAISHFAYRQSKGMKDTQPSIDEYAPLFYVRPDAPPLIIVSGDRELEMLGRYEENAYFWRMMKVAGHKETYLYELDGYDHGSMAAPAFHILKNHIKQLFPDIK, from the coding sequence ATGAATCGAATAAACCTCGTATTATTGCTTTTATTATTTACGATAAAGGGTATAAGTCAAGTTTCTACTCCAAACTATCGTACGGTTGAGAATATATCATATCGCACCCAAGGAGATTCCTACTCTTTGGAAAGATGCAAAGTTGATCTGTATTATCCGGATTCTGTAAAAGATTTTGTAACGATAGTATGGTTTCATGGAGGAGGTCTCTCCGGAGGAAATAAATTTATTCCGGAACAACTCCAAAAGGCCGGTTATGCAGTAGTGGCTGTTAATTACCGATTATTGCCAAAAGCAACTTTATCGGACTGTATAGATGATGCAGCTGCTGCAGTAGCATGGACTTTTAATGAAATAAACAAATATGGAGGAAGCCGTAATAAAATAATTGTTTCAGGACATTCTGCAGGAGGTTATTTGACAAATATGATTGGCCTGGATAAAAAATGGCTTAGAAAGTATAATGTGGACGCAGATTCAATTGCTGCACTCATCCCTTTTAGCGGACACGCCATTAGTCACTTTGCCTATCGCCAGTCTAAAGGGATGAAAGACACTCAGCCAAGCATTGATGAATATGCTCCTTTATTTTATGTACGCCCTGACGCTCCGCCTTTGATTATTGTTTCTGGTGATAGAGAGCTTGAAATGCTTGGACGATATGAAGAGAATGCTTATTTCTGGAGAATGATGAAGGTGGCTGGACACAAAGAAACATATCTTTATGAACTCGACGGATATGATCATGGATCAATGGCAGCCCCTGCATTTCATATTTTAAAGAATCATATTAAACAGCTTTTTCCCGATATAAAGTAG
- a CDS encoding Crp/Fnr family transcriptional regulator, with protein MFDKISKAPLFRGILPQTIAAELDSISYRVLSYKTKDLVAMQGDPCNHLMIVVKGLLQGQMVNDAGKLVVIEELAPPQLLAPAFLFAPKNDLPVNIIAVEDSEVLFITRTDFTGWMQKDAQLLQNFLMLISGRSRFLSDKIMFLSLKNIKNKVAEYLLGKLTDDKITVIQLTETQQDIADFFGVTRPSLARALAEMEQDGIISIDRKTVVIHKRNVLQQLSQ; from the coding sequence ATGTTTGATAAAATTAGTAAAGCGCCCCTCTTCAGAGGAATCTTGCCACAAACCATTGCAGCCGAACTTGATTCAATCTCTTATCGTGTTTTATCCTATAAGACAAAGGATCTTGTTGCCATGCAAGGAGATCCCTGCAACCATTTGATGATTGTTGTTAAAGGTCTTTTGCAGGGGCAAATGGTTAACGATGCCGGCAAATTGGTTGTTATTGAAGAGCTTGCTCCACCACAATTGCTTGCTCCAGCTTTTTTGTTTGCTCCTAAAAACGATTTGCCTGTTAATATTATAGCTGTAGAGGATTCGGAGGTATTATTTATTACCCGTACCGATTTTACCGGATGGATGCAGAAAGACGCTCAATTGTTGCAAAACTTTTTAATGCTTATTTCTGGTCGCAGTCGCTTCCTGAGCGACAAGATTATGTTTCTTTCCCTCAAAAACATCAAGAATAAAGTGGCTGAATATTTGTTGGGAAAGCTGACTGATGATAAGATCACGGTGATACAGCTAACCGAAACTCAGCAGGATATTGCCGATTTCTTTGGGGTAACCCGTCCTTCTTTGGCCCGTGCCCTTGCTGAAATGGAACAAGATGGAATCATTTCCATTGATAGAAAGACAGTGGTTATTCATAAACGCAATGTATTGCAACAGCTGTCGCAGTAA
- a CDS encoding 4Fe-4S binding protein, protein MKRTIIKIDEELCNGCGQCVTGCHEGALQIIDGKAKLVNEVFCDGLGACIGECPTGALTLEVREADAFDEAAVEAHVSGKKKAPEVHFAPVHHGCPGSMSRSFEKPVGVVAPSASELQQWPVQLHLVSPTAPYFNGSDLLLAADCTAFAVGDFHSKYLRGKKLAIACPKLDHGRDIYINKLISLIDDNKINTLTVMIMEVPCCSGLLQIAKEASASAIRKVPVKLIQVSVQGQVLREEWI, encoded by the coding sequence ATGAAACGGACAATTATTAAAATAGATGAAGAGCTGTGCAACGGATGTGGTCAATGCGTAACCGGATGCCACGAAGGAGCCCTTCAAATTATTGACGGAAAAGCAAAGCTTGTAAATGAAGTATTCTGCGACGGATTAGGAGCCTGCATAGGCGAATGTCCAACCGGAGCACTTACGCTGGAAGTGCGCGAAGCTGATGCATTCGATGAAGCAGCCGTGGAAGCCCACGTTTCCGGTAAAAAGAAAGCTCCCGAAGTTCATTTTGCCCCTGTACATCACGGATGTCCCGGAAGTATGTCCCGTAGTTTTGAAAAACCGGTTGGCGTAGTCGCTCCCAGTGCTTCAGAGTTACAACAATGGCCTGTACAACTTCACTTGGTTTCTCCAACAGCCCCCTATTTCAACGGATCAGATCTGCTACTGGCAGCCGATTGCACCGCTTTTGCCGTGGGTGACTTCCATAGTAAATATTTACGCGGAAAGAAACTGGCCATTGCTTGTCCGAAATTAGATCATGGACGCGATATATATATAAACAAGCTAATTAGCTTAATCGACGACAACAAAATCAACACCTTGACAGTTATGATTATGGAGGTTCCCTGTTGCAGCGGATTACTCCAGATTGCCAAAGAGGCATCCGCCTCTGCCATACGCAAAGTTCCCGTTAAGTTGATTCAGGTAAGTGTACAGGGACAGGTTCTGCGAGAAGAATGGATATAA
- the hcp gene encoding hydroxylamine reductase, with amino-acid sequence MDKMFCFQCQEASKGIGCTIKGVCGKDDVTANRMDLLMFVMKGIAVVAEKLRAKGISATAANHFITEGLFCTITNANFDVESISARVTEGLKLRNELIGKAEAAGIALPELAELSWNGNESEYESKSKTVGVLRESNEDVRSLKELVIYGLKGMAAYAEHASKLNFEDDDIFAFIQSALAATTRKDIGADELTALVLETGSYGVKTMALLDKANTTSYGNPEITKVNIGVRNNPAILISGHDLKDMEELLAQTDGTGVDVYTHSEMLPANYYPAFKKYKHFVGNYGNSWWKQREEFETFNGPILFTTNCIVPPLEKASYKDRVYTTNAAGYPGFKHVPARKEGGSKDFSEIIEVAKTCAAPTEIEHGEIIGGFAHNQVMQLAGQVVDAVKSGAIKKFVVMAGCDGRMKSRDYYSDFATQLPQDNVILTAGCAKYRYNKLPLGDINGIPRVLDAGQCNDSYSLALIALKLKEVFELEDINELPIVYNIAWYEQKAVIVLLALLSLGVKNIHLGPTLPAFLSPNVANVLVQNFGISSIRTPEEDIKEWIL; translated from the coding sequence ATGGACAAAATGTTTTGTTTTCAGTGTCAGGAAGCATCCAAAGGAATAGGTTGCACAATTAAAGGCGTTTGTGGTAAAGACGATGTTACCGCAAACCGTATGGACCTGTTGATGTTCGTTATGAAAGGTATTGCCGTAGTAGCTGAAAAGCTGCGTGCCAAAGGAATTTCTGCAACAGCAGCCAATCACTTTATTACAGAAGGACTGTTTTGTACAATTACCAATGCAAATTTTGATGTTGAAAGCATATCGGCCCGTGTAACGGAAGGACTGAAACTTCGCAACGAACTTATCGGCAAAGCCGAAGCTGCAGGCATTGCTCTTCCCGAGCTGGCAGAACTTAGCTGGAACGGAAACGAAAGCGAATACGAAAGCAAATCGAAAACGGTTGGTGTTCTTCGCGAATCGAACGAAGACGTACGTTCTCTGAAAGAACTTGTAATCTACGGTTTGAAAGGGATGGCAGCCTATGCCGAACATGCCTCTAAGTTAAACTTTGAAGATGATGATATTTTTGCCTTTATTCAAAGCGCGCTTGCAGCAACCACACGTAAAGATATTGGTGCCGACGAACTGACGGCTTTGGTTCTTGAAACCGGAAGCTATGGTGTAAAAACAATGGCTCTGCTCGACAAAGCCAATACCACAAGCTATGGTAATCCCGAAATAACCAAGGTAAATATCGGAGTACGCAACAATCCGGCTATTCTTATCAGCGGTCACGACCTGAAAGATATGGAGGAACTGCTTGCCCAAACAGATGGTACCGGTGTTGATGTTTATACACATAGCGAAATGCTTCCTGCCAACTATTATCCAGCATTCAAAAAATACAAACACTTTGTGGGTAACTATGGAAACTCCTGGTGGAAGCAGCGCGAAGAGTTCGAAACATTTAACGGCCCGATTCTCTTTACAACCAACTGTATCGTTCCTCCACTTGAAAAAGCAAGTTATAAAGACCGCGTATATACTACTAACGCAGCCGGATACCCCGGATTCAAACACGTGCCTGCCCGTAAAGAAGGAGGTAGCAAGGACTTCTCGGAAATCATTGAAGTAGCTAAGACATGTGCTGCTCCTACCGAAATCGAACACGGCGAGATTATCGGTGGATTTGCACATAACCAGGTGATGCAGTTAGCAGGTCAGGTTGTAGACGCTGTAAAGAGCGGTGCAATCAAGAAGTTTGTAGTGATGGCTGGTTGCGACGGACGTATGAAATCCCGCGATTACTATTCAGATTTTGCCACTCAGTTACCACAGGATAATGTTATCCTTACAGCTGGTTGCGCTAAATATCGTTATAACAAGCTTCCTTTGGGCGATATCAACGGTATTCCCCGCGTACTGGATGCAGGGCAATGTAACGACAGCTATTCGCTGGCTCTGATTGCATTGAAACTTAAAGAAGTTTTTGAACTGGAAGATATAAACGAGCTGCCTATTGTATACAACATCGCTTGGTACGAACAAAAGGCTGTGATTGTATTATTGGCACTTTTAAGCCTGGGTGTGAAGAATATTCACCTTGGACCAACGTTGCCGGCTTTCCTTTCTCCGAATGTTGCCAATGTGTTGGTGCAGAACTTCGGTATCAGCAGTATTCGTACACCGGAAGAAGATATTAAAGAGTGGATTTTGTAA
- the mscL gene encoding large-conductance mechanosensitive channel protein MscL has translation MKMIKEFKEFAMRGNVVDMAVGIIIGGAFGKIVTSVVGDLLMPVIGFFFGGASFVDLKITLKEAVLDPAGQIITPASTLNYGNFIQVTVDFLIIAFAIFLMIKAMNKMKKKEKEVPAAPAAPPADIALLTEIRDLLKNK, from the coding sequence ATGAAAATGATTAAAGAATTCAAAGAGTTTGCCATGCGTGGTAATGTGGTAGACATGGCTGTAGGTATCATTATTGGTGGCGCCTTTGGAAAAATCGTTACTTCAGTTGTAGGAGATCTGCTTATGCCGGTAATAGGCTTCTTCTTTGGTGGTGCAAGTTTTGTAGATCTAAAGATCACACTTAAAGAGGCTGTGCTGGATCCTGCCGGACAAATAATCACTCCGGCTTCAACGCTGAACTATGGTAATTTCATACAAGTTACTGTCGACTTTCTGATTATAGCATTTGCCATCTTCCTGATGATAAAAGCTATGAATAAGATGAAGAAAAAAGAAAAAGAAGTCCCGGCTGCCCCTGCAGCTCCGCCTGCAGACATCGCTTTGCTTACAGAAATCCGTGATTTGTTGAAAAATAAATAA